The Halomicrobium zhouii region AGCACGCGCTCAGGAACACGCTCGTCCCGGTCATCACCGTCGTCGGCCTCCAGCTGGGGACGCTCATCGGTGGTGCCGTCATCACCGAGGCCGTCTTCGCCTGGCCCGGGCTGGGGACGACGCTGATCAACGCGATTCACGCCCGCGACTGGCCGATGATCCAGGGCTCGCTCATCGTCATCGGCATCGGCTTCGTGGTCGTGAACGTCGTCGTCGACGCGCTGTACGCTCGCTTCGACCCACAGGTGGTGTACGACTGATGGCTCTGACTGACTCGCTCGCGGTGATGCATCGATGATCTCCCCGCGAACGCTCCGGAACTTGCGCAAGGAACTCCGCGGCAGTGCGCTCGCGAAACTGGGTATCGTGCTGGTCCTCGCCATCCTCCTGGTGGCGACGTTCGCGCCGATACTGGCGCCCCACGACCCCCACGAGCAGCACCTCGAGGAGAACCAGCTGCCGCCGCTGGGCTTCGACCGGGAGACGACCAACACGACGACGCAGATGGTCAACGGCTCCATCGAGATAATCAACGAGACCGAACAGGTCAACGCGACGGCGACCTACCCGCTCGGGACGGACTCCCTCGGCCGGGACATGCTCTCGCGAACCATCTACGGCGCGCGGACGTCGCTGCTCGTCGGCGTCCTCGGCACCCTGATAGCGGCGCTCGTGGGGGTGACGGTCGGGCTCTCGGCGGGCTACTACGGCGGTCGCGTCGACGACGCGCTCATGCGCAGCGCCGACGTGATGCTGGCGTTCCCGTCACTGGTGCTGGCCGTGGCGCTCGTCGGCCTCTTCGGCGGGGCGGTGATACGGATACCCGACCCGTTCGTGCTAGCCGGGCTCGCACCCGGGATGCCGCCCAACGTGGTGATACCGGGGACGGTGGTCCTCGTCGTCGGCCTGGTCAACTGGGTGTGGTTCGCCCGCGTCGCCCGCGGCGAGGCCCTGTCGGTCAGCAACGAGGAGTACGTCAAGGCCGCCCGCTCGCTGGGGGCCAGCGACGGGTACGTCATCGCCCGGCACGTCCTGCCCAACGCCATCACGCCCATCCTCGTGCTCGCGACCATCCAGATCGCGGCCATCATCCTGCTGGAGAGCGCGCTCTCCTTCCTCGGGTTCTCGGGGACGAACCTCTCCTGGGGCTTCGACATCGCCCAGGGTCGCCAGTACCTGTCGACGTCGTGGTGGATCGCCACGATTCCGGGGATCGCCATCCTGCTGGCCGTCGTCGGGATCAACCTCATCGGCGACTGGCTCCGTGACGCGCTCGACCCCGGCATCGAGGGCGAAGGGGGTGGCGTCTGATGGGCGACGAACTGCTCCGCGTCGAGGGCCTGTCGACGCGTTTCTTCACCGAGGAGGGGCAGGTAAACGCCGTCGAGGACGTCTCCTTCACCGTCGGCGACGGCGAGGTGTTCGGCGTCGTCGGCGAGTCCGGCTCGGGCAAGAGCGTCACCGCGCTGTCGGTGATGGATCTCGTCGAGTCCCCCGGCCGCGTGACCGCCGGCGAGGTGTGGTACCGCAACGCCGACCTGGCCGCCGACGTCCGGGACGACCACCCCGAGGCCGTCGACGGCGACTACGTCGACGTCCGCGGCGTGCCCGAGCGGATCCGCCGGTCGCTACGCGGGCCCTCGTTCAGCATGATCTTCCAGGACCCGATGAGCAGCCTCAACCCGTCGCTGACCGTCGGCGAGCAGATCGCCGAGGCCGTCGAGGTCCAGCGCCGCGCGAGCGCGAACCCCCGGTCGACGCGCTCGCGGACCCAGGGCTTCGGTCTGGGCCAGTTCATCGCCGGGAGCCTGTTGCCGTCCCGGCGCTACGTCTCCGAGGAGAGCCGGTCGCGGGCAGTCGAACTGCTCGAACAGGTCGGCATTCCAGACCCGGCCGAGCGGGCCGACGAGTACCCCCACCAGTTCTCCGGCGGGATGCTCCAGCGGGCGATGGTCGCCCAGGCGCTGGCCGGCG contains the following coding sequences:
- a CDS encoding ABC transporter ATP-binding protein; translation: MGDELLRVEGLSTRFFTEEGQVNAVEDVSFTVGDGEVFGVVGESGSGKSVTALSVMDLVESPGRVTAGEVWYRNADLAADVRDDHPEAVDGDYVDVRGVPERIRRSLRGPSFSMIFQDPMSSLNPSLTVGEQIAEAVEVQRRASANPRSTRSRTQGFGLGQFIAGSLLPSRRYVSEESRSRAVELLEQVGIPDPAERADEYPHQFSGGMLQRAMVAQALAGEPDLLVADEPTTALDVTIQAQILNLLDDLQEETGMSIVLITHNLGVIARMCDRVGVMYAGEIVERGSLEAIFDESVHPYTKGLLGSIPDLADPAPRLSPIEGNVPSLLDAEMGDRCYFADRCPKAMEECLDHPPEFDCGDGHGARCVLADHSYDESRALPEGYFDGDSEDGGAAAGPASGDDADSPDPEEVTGDD
- a CDS encoding ABC transporter permease, encoding MISPRTLRNLRKELRGSALAKLGIVLVLAILLVATFAPILAPHDPHEQHLEENQLPPLGFDRETTNTTTQMVNGSIEIINETEQVNATATYPLGTDSLGRDMLSRTIYGARTSLLVGVLGTLIAALVGVTVGLSAGYYGGRVDDALMRSADVMLAFPSLVLAVALVGLFGGAVIRIPDPFVLAGLAPGMPPNVVIPGTVVLVVGLVNWVWFARVARGEALSVSNEEYVKAARSLGASDGYVIARHVLPNAITPILVLATIQIAAIILLESALSFLGFSGTNLSWGFDIAQGRQYLSTSWWIATIPGIAILLAVVGINLIGDWLRDALDPGIEGEGGGV